From Bacteroidota bacterium, the proteins below share one genomic window:
- a CDS encoding M28 family peptidase — MIFINSDTAQADPKADFDHRISPVSIPVLFAKGKAAELLRDSIVTNCTVGAEVIKVTKDAYNVCGYIDNGAATTVVIGAHYDHLGYGHEGSLYRGEPAIHNGADDNASGTAALIELGRDLRIRGPKHNNYLLLAFSGEEKGLLGSNYYVKHPTVDLTKVNYMLNMDMVGRLKKDEPVLILSGTGTSPRWKTLVDSIETDQVEIKATESGVGPSDHTSFYLQNIPVLHFFSGTHADYHKPSDDEDKINYPGALTIIGMIRKTIALADGSGKLVFTKTKDESNEDAPKFKVTLGVVPDYAFDGEGMRIDGVSDGKPAQKAGLLAGDVVVQIGDYKVVDMMSYMKALGKFTKGETTTVKVKRGAEMLEKSITF, encoded by the coding sequence GTGATCTTCATCAACAGCGACACAGCACAGGCGGATCCAAAAGCCGACTTCGATCACCGCATCTCGCCGGTGAGCATTCCTGTACTGTTCGCGAAGGGCAAGGCAGCGGAACTGTTGCGCGACAGCATCGTGACGAACTGTACGGTCGGAGCCGAGGTGATCAAAGTGACGAAGGACGCTTATAATGTCTGCGGCTACATCGACAACGGCGCTGCCACGACGGTGGTGATCGGCGCGCACTACGATCACCTGGGTTACGGGCACGAAGGCTCGCTTTACCGGGGTGAGCCGGCGATCCACAACGGCGCCGACGACAACGCGTCCGGCACGGCCGCCCTGATCGAGCTCGGCCGCGACCTGCGCATCCGCGGGCCGAAGCACAACAACTACCTGCTATTGGCCTTTTCCGGAGAAGAAAAGGGCCTGCTCGGTTCGAATTACTACGTGAAGCACCCGACGGTGGATCTCACGAAGGTGAACTACATGCTGAACATGGACATGGTCGGTCGCCTGAAAAAGGACGAGCCGGTGCTGATCCTGAGCGGCACGGGCACGAGTCCGCGCTGGAAAACGCTGGTCGATTCGATCGAAACGGACCAGGTCGAGATCAAGGCGACGGAATCGGGTGTGGGGCCGAGCGATCATACGTCGTTCTATCTGCAGAATATTCCGGTGCTGCACTTTTTCAGCGGCACGCATGCCGATTACCACAAACCGAGCGACGACGAAGACAAGATCAATTACCCGGGCGCACTGACGATCATCGGGATGATCCGCAAGACGATCGCGCTGGCGGACGGTTCGGGGAAGCTGGTGTTCACCAAGACGAAGGACGAGTCGAACGAGGATGCGCCGAAATTCAAAGTGACCCTGGGTGTGGTGCCCGACTACGCGTTCGACGGCGAGGGCATGCGCATCGATGGCGTAAGTGACGGCAAGCCGGCGCAAAAAGCGGGGCTACTGGCCGGCGACGTAGTGGTCCAGATCGGCGACTACAAAGTGGTGGACATGATGTCCTACATGAAAGCCCTCGGCAAATTCACCAAAGGCGAAACCACCACCGTAAAAGTCAAACGCGGTGCGGAGATGTTGGAGAAATCGATTACGTTTTGA
- a CDS encoding NAD(P)H-dependent glycerol-3-phosphate dehydrogenase has product MENQSISVIGGGSWATAIVKILSNNVDKITWWVRSKETAEFISKYRHNPNYLSDVEFDLGKIRITTDIREAIRESKTIILAVPSAFLKDSLAGIKSDDFHGRSVFSAIKGIIPDDLLVVGDFLHKQFDVPIQNIGVITGPCHAEEVAMERLSYLTIASPDTNTADSLARQMACRYIKTTVSDDIYGTEYSAVLKNVFAIAGGICHGLGYGDNYLAVLISNAIQEIKRFVDAVHPIGRDINDSAYLGDLLVTAYSSFSRNRMFGTMIGKGYSVKFAQLEMNMVAEGYYATKCIHELNKQYNVHMPITSSVYRILYEKMSPRMEIKLLSDQLK; this is encoded by the coding sequence ATGGAGAATCAATCCATTTCAGTCATAGGTGGTGGCAGTTGGGCAACGGCCATCGTCAAGATACTTTCCAATAATGTCGACAAAATTACCTGGTGGGTAAGAAGTAAAGAGACGGCAGAATTTATCTCCAAGTACAGACATAATCCCAACTACTTATCCGATGTTGAATTCGATCTTGGGAAGATCCGGATCACAACCGATATCCGGGAGGCGATTCGGGAATCCAAGACCATTATTTTGGCAGTTCCATCAGCTTTCCTAAAAGACTCGCTGGCAGGGATCAAGTCGGATGATTTTCATGGCCGTTCCGTATTCTCCGCTATCAAAGGGATCATTCCGGATGACCTACTAGTCGTTGGCGACTTCTTACACAAACAATTCGACGTTCCGATACAAAACATAGGTGTTATTACTGGTCCATGTCATGCCGAAGAAGTAGCCATGGAACGTCTCTCCTATCTCACCATAGCGAGTCCTGACACGAATACTGCTGATTCATTGGCCCGCCAAATGGCTTGTCGGTACATCAAGACCACCGTGAGCGACGATATTTATGGTACAGAATATTCCGCCGTCTTGAAAAACGTATTTGCCATAGCCGGCGGTATTTGCCATGGGCTGGGCTATGGAGACAACTACCTCGCAGTACTTATTTCTAACGCCATTCAGGAGATCAAGCGATTTGTAGACGCAGTGCATCCGATCGGTCGCGACATCAACGACTCGGCATATCTCGGCGACCTGTTGGTAACGGCTTACTCATCCTTCTCTCGTAACCGCATGTTCGGCACCATGATCGGAAAGGGCTATTCCGTTAAATTCGCACAATTGGAAATGAACATGGTTGCGGAAGGCTATTATGCGACCAAGTGTATTCATGAGCTGAATAAACAGTACAACGTCCATATGCCGATCACAAGCTCGGTATACCGGATACTATACGAGAAGATGTCGCCCCGCATGGAGATCAAACTCCTTTCCGATCAACTGAAATAA
- a CDS encoding lipoprotein signal peptidase, protein MPATTATRLRLAGIIIFLVLLIDQVVKFWVKTTMYLGEEHRVFGHWFYIHFTENYGMAFGLEFGGMAGKFLLSAFRILACIAIGWYIVHLARHRAHPGLMVCFALIFAGAVGNIIDSAFYGMIFNDSTDGIARFLPPDGGYAGFLQGRVVDMLYFPLVSGRFPDWLPIWGGETFLFFRPVFNIADASISIGVILYILFQKRFHEGDHAQKTETDAPGATDASSGLS, encoded by the coding sequence TTGCCCGCCACCACCGCCACTCGCCTCCGCCTCGCCGGTATCATCATCTTCCTGGTCCTGCTCATCGACCAGGTGGTGAAGTTCTGGGTGAAGACGACGATGTATCTCGGCGAAGAGCACCGGGTGTTCGGCCATTGGTTCTACATTCATTTCACGGAGAACTATGGCATGGCGTTCGGACTGGAGTTCGGAGGCATGGCAGGTAAGTTCCTCCTGAGTGCCTTCCGGATTCTCGCGTGCATCGCGATCGGCTGGTACATCGTCCACCTGGCCCGGCACCGCGCACATCCCGGCCTGATGGTTTGCTTTGCGTTGATCTTTGCCGGGGCGGTCGGCAACATCATCGACAGCGCCTTCTACGGGATGATCTTCAACGACAGCACCGACGGGATCGCGCGTTTTCTGCCGCCCGACGGCGGGTATGCCGGCTTTCTGCAAGGACGGGTGGTGGACATGCTGTATTTCCCGCTGGTCTCGGGACGCTTTCCGGATTGGTTACCGATCTGGGGCGGCGAGACGTTCCTGTTCTTCCGACCGGTGTTCAACATCGCCGACGCTTCGATCTCGATCGGCGTGATCCTGTACATCCTGTTCCAGAAGCGCTTCCACGAAGGCGATCACGCGCAAAAGACGGAGACCGATGCTCCGGGCGCCACTGACGCCTCCTCCGGACTTTCCTGA
- a CDS encoding T9SS type A sorting domain-containing protein, whose product MAQVCTVIITHVINGNQVQYYGASPDNPSGWSWFFNGGTPLTSSQQNPIVTYSTPGQYICALSVYGGPNNCNSSVSNATDSVVIVSTGIPTEEPSQFSIRLLTGNSPRIQIINNKTQQVRADLQDLSGRKVATIFDGMLLSGVNELSIDAYNLASGRYLLTVSKEDGVVTEKFFIP is encoded by the coding sequence ATGGCGCAAGTCTGCACCGTCATCATAACCCATGTCATCAATGGCAACCAGGTACAATACTATGGCGCCAGTCCCGACAATCCGTCCGGTTGGAGCTGGTTTTTCAACGGCGGCACCCCGCTGACCTCCTCCCAACAGAATCCGATCGTCACCTATTCGACTCCCGGCCAATACATCTGTGCCCTGTCCGTGTACGGCGGTCCCAACAACTGCAATTCCTCCGTATCAAACGCGACCGATTCCGTCGTCATCGTATCGACCGGTATACCGACGGAAGAACCGTCGCAGTTCAGCATCCGGCTCCTGACCGGCAACTCCCCGCGCATTCAGATCATCAACAACAAAACACAGCAAGTGCGGGCGGACCTTCAGGACCTCAGCGGCAGGAAAGTAGCGACCATCTTCGACGGCATGCTGTTGTCCGGAGTGAACGAATTATCGATCGATGCCTACAACCTGGCTTCGGGCAGGTATCTGCTAACGGTCAGCAAAGAGGACGGCGTGGTGACCGAGAAATTTTTCATTCCGTAA
- a CDS encoding MFS transporter, with protein sequence MPLHLYRHAFSNLNRNIWILSLAMFINRSGSMVLLFTTLYMTRDLHFSIAEAGFVMSFYGMGSVLGSYLGGWLTDRKNHFDIMVSALISSGLILLSLLVITTPAGMAAVIFIYALAADSFRPANAAAIAEYSTPENRTRSVGLMRLAVNLGFAVGPAVGGFVALYLGYRWLFVIDACTGFLAALMLFLYLPRPATIPGRHKNEVLADSSTSAYRDLRYLFFIALVAVYGTIFFQIFASIPQYFKTVSGYDEDRIGLLMALNGILVVIIEMPLIAKLEKSKKIFRFIVIGVFCLPAAFALLYFGEHRLSFAILYTFVITLSEIFAMPFMMNYALSRPKKERQGQYSALYSIAYGIATIAAPSLGLGIADRYGFDRLFVILIVSSLFLSLGFLWMAGKEKTEHAGSGG encoded by the coding sequence ATGCCCCTCCATCTTTACCGTCACGCTTTTTCGAATCTGAACCGCAACATCTGGATCCTCTCGCTGGCGATGTTCATCAACCGCAGCGGGTCGATGGTGTTGTTGTTTACCACGCTCTACATGACGCGCGACCTGCACTTCTCGATCGCGGAGGCAGGATTTGTCATGAGCTTCTACGGGATGGGCAGCGTACTGGGCAGTTATCTGGGTGGCTGGCTGACCGATCGCAAGAATCACTTCGACATCATGGTGTCGGCCCTGATCTCGAGCGGACTTATCCTGCTCTCCTTACTGGTCATCACCACGCCGGCGGGAATGGCGGCGGTGATCTTCATCTATGCGCTGGCGGCCGACAGTTTCCGACCAGCCAACGCCGCTGCCATCGCCGAATACAGCACGCCTGAAAACCGCACCCGGTCGGTCGGGCTGATGCGCCTGGCGGTCAACCTCGGCTTTGCCGTTGGTCCGGCTGTTGGCGGATTCGTCGCGCTCTACCTCGGCTATCGCTGGCTGTTCGTCATCGATGCCTGCACCGGTTTTCTGGCCGCGCTCATGTTGTTCCTCTACCTGCCCCGGCCTGCAACGATACCCGGACGTCACAAGAATGAAGTGCTGGCCGACAGCAGCACCTCCGCCTACCGCGATCTGCGTTATTTGTTCTTCATCGCGCTGGTGGCCGTGTATGGGACCATCTTCTTCCAGATCTTCGCCAGTATTCCGCAGTACTTCAAAACCGTCAGCGGGTACGACGAAGACCGCATCGGACTGCTCATGGCATTGAACGGGATACTGGTCGTGATCATCGAGATGCCGTTGATCGCCAAGCTGGAAAAGTCGAAGAAGATCTTCCGGTTCATCGTCATCGGCGTCTTTTGTTTACCTGCCGCGTTCGCTTTGCTTTATTTCGGTGAACACCGACTCTCCTTCGCGATCCTGTATACGTTCGTGATTACCCTGTCGGAGATTTTCGCGATGCCGTTCATGATGAACTATGCGCTTTCCCGGCCGAAAAAAGAACGGCAGGGACAATACTCCGCGCTCTATTCGATCGCCTATGGGATCGCGACCATCGCGGCGCCATCATTGGGGCTTGGGATCGCGGACCGATACGGTTTCGATCGCTTGTTCGTCATCCTGATCGTTTCATCCCTTTTTCTGTCGCTGGGTTTTTTGTGGATGGCAGGGAAGGAGAAGACGGAACATGCCGGATCCGGCGGCTGA
- a CDS encoding SBBP repeat-containing protein gives MRTILFSMLWMLPGLTRLLAQSDPIAVSGLYSLGNDFQDRAYAVTVDDSGNTVMSGSASSAMVNFDLLGGSTPGEHPVPGNYLVRYRADQSVQWARYSGYSESRFVITHLETDRMNHTLVLGYYRGLVDIDFGQSGTEYLQEANYQPSFFLAQLDSNGKPIRHVEWVALSDSFDTYTGDRTFVTDLSLDENGNIYLAGYSGSVFTTQQLPNDTLREFTWFVIKLDSSLQVQWMDGLEKVVHEFHNWTNFLPVMADADRNGNVYVTLCFGDSINLHFSHEPPNYLSAKPYDYTNPPSQESSNRDLLIIQYDVNGNYLRHRRFHSDRVSSEKNLDADVLPNDHLYVLAAYDREFSVDDSTWNPPGIDSLYDYNLILLELDDQLNLVRHRRFHNNILSPRVITITWKPTNAAICSCGSTGSCTMASRFRPLMTIHFRYCTRRILMYSMKRLM, from the coding sequence ATGCGCACGATCCTGTTTTCGATGCTCTGGATGTTGCCGGGTCTGACGCGACTGCTTGCACAGTCGGATCCGATCGCGGTGTCCGGGCTTTATTCACTGGGCAATGATTTCCAGGACCGCGCCTATGCGGTCACCGTGGATGATAGCGGCAACACTGTTATGTCCGGTTCCGCCTCCAGTGCTATGGTTAATTTCGATCTGCTGGGAGGAAGTACGCCGGGCGAGCACCCGGTTCCCGGCAATTACCTCGTCCGCTATCGGGCGGACCAATCGGTGCAATGGGCTCGTTACTCCGGCTATTCGGAATCACGTTTCGTTATCACACACCTGGAGACTGATCGAATGAATCACACGCTCGTCCTGGGCTATTACCGGGGTCTGGTGGATATTGATTTCGGTCAAAGCGGAACCGAATACTTGCAGGAGGCCAACTATCAACCATCCTTTTTCCTGGCGCAACTTGACAGCAACGGAAAACCGATCCGGCATGTTGAATGGGTGGCCCTGTCGGATAGTTTCGACACTTATACCGGTGATCGGACCTTTGTAACCGATCTTTCACTCGACGAAAACGGTAACATCTATCTGGCGGGGTACTCGGGAAGTGTTTTTACCACGCAGCAGTTGCCCAACGATACGCTTCGTGAATTCACCTGGTTTGTGATTAAGCTGGACAGTTCATTGCAGGTCCAATGGATGGATGGTCTGGAAAAGGTTGTTCATGAATTCCACAATTGGACGAATTTTCTGCCCGTCATGGCGGATGCTGACCGGAACGGTAACGTCTATGTCACATTGTGTTTCGGAGACAGCATCAATCTTCACTTTTCGCATGAACCACCAAACTACCTAAGTGCTAAGCCCTATGATTACACAAATCCGCCGAGTCAGGAAAGCTCTAACCGTGATCTGCTGATCATACAATATGACGTGAACGGTAATTATTTGCGTCATCGGCGGTTTCATTCTGACAGGGTTAGCAGCGAAAAGAACCTCGACGCGGACGTGCTGCCGAACGATCATCTCTATGTATTGGCGGCCTATGACCGGGAATTCAGCGTGGACGACAGCACCTGGAATCCACCCGGAATCGATTCGTTGTATGATTACAACCTCATCCTACTCGAGCTGGACGATCAGTTAAACCTAGTACGGCACCGGCGCTTTCATAACAACATACTGTCGCCGAGGGTCATTACAATTACCTGGAAGCCGACGAATGCGGCAATCTGCTCGTGCGGATCGACCGGGTCATGTACAATGGCTTCCCGTTTCCGCCCTTTGATGACAATTCACTTCCGATATTGTACAAGGAGAATACTTATGTATTCAATGAAGCGCTTGATGTGA
- a CDS encoding gliding motility-associated C-terminal domain-containing protein, with the protein MYKENTYVFNEALDVIDTISFPDFNLYDFLSADIHNGHLAMTGTFADDFHVEHFTVFERNPVPSNSYYDNFLLLGDYTPCRLPIPEPLPEVIIPNVFTPDGDGLNDTWQVRDTTGRFAARWQIFNRWGQEVSHGSFPGSGWTGTDERRQPCPDGVYFYILAIENSSIHQEERGWVKLIR; encoded by the coding sequence TTGTACAAGGAGAATACTTATGTATTCAATGAAGCGCTTGATGTGATCGATACGATTTCGTTTCCCGACTTTAATCTCTACGATTTTCTGTCCGCCGATATACACAACGGCCATCTGGCCATGACCGGAACGTTTGCCGACGATTTCCACGTCGAGCACTTTACCGTTTTCGAGCGAAACCCGGTTCCATCGAATTCCTACTACGACAATTTCCTGTTGCTTGGCGACTATACGCCTTGCAGGCTTCCAATACCAGAACCGCTCCCGGAAGTTATCATTCCAAATGTATTCACGCCAGATGGCGACGGACTGAACGACACCTGGCAGGTGCGCGATACGACGGGGCGTTTCGCTGCCCGTTGGCAAATATTCAATCGCTGGGGCCAGGAAGTATCACACGGTTCATTTCCCGGTTCCGGCTGGACCGGAACGGATGAACGCAGACAACCCTGTCCCGACGGAGTTTATTTCTACATACTGGCCATCGAAAACTCCTCGATCCATCAGGAAGAACGTGGCTGGGTGAAACTGATCCGGTGA
- a CDS encoding T9SS type A sorting domain-containing protein: MRKPILLLSFLVLIAVGQLRAQVFSNTTSVPIPSGGTELRIPVTVMGLPTVLNSSFGLGALCFDITHQADVNLRIQLESPDGHRITLIDQKGSNGDNFTGTCLMENGVNGWVMTGTAPFTGSYFPMQSLNLLNNGQDPNGVWYFCVTDLFLPADTGSFHYVNLTFMNNPPADPTGTSGPCNEQNAGACQCPTPGSTDCDLLPDVTASQLSMQQDHHEYNGHITVGVGTPNIGWGPLEIHGIQSCYCDTVQVSCSTSFCPSGEPPKQLVNQRIYHKTGNNMTYFDRPAGTMSYHPSHGHIHVDNWLYYTLRTWSPDPDPSNWPIVGTGTKMSFCLINLSDCDSWYGYCVDSTGRVLTRADFPNADFGNVSGCTNDQGIYVGNIDEYSSGMNGAGIVIPNACNDTYYIVAITDPLNLFLESNERNNWAVLPITLNMQTNANLLPSGFTYTLNGLSINSESNASGADTCIWVWGDGTRDTVLANSVAHHSYTAPGSFVLFHYAINQCGPTVSADTIQVLSTGLGSPVELAETGLFPNPSKDQTFLIYSLASSSQPVIEVFDALGNRLKQIQPGTQFPGKYRVPMSSASENWTAGTYFIRIRTANSEKTLRWIVF, from the coding sequence ATGCGAAAACCAATCCTCCTTCTGTCATTCCTGGTACTGATCGCGGTCGGTCAACTGCGAGCGCAGGTTTTCAGCAACACCACCTCCGTGCCGATTCCCTCCGGCGGAACAGAACTGCGGATACCGGTAACCGTCATGGGCCTTCCAACGGTACTGAACAGTTCCTTCGGTCTCGGCGCCCTGTGCTTTGACATTACGCACCAGGCCGATGTCAATCTCCGCATTCAACTCGAATCTCCGGATGGTCACCGCATCACGCTGATTGACCAGAAAGGTTCGAATGGAGACAACTTCACCGGAACCTGTCTTATGGAAAACGGCGTGAACGGCTGGGTCATGACCGGCACTGCGCCGTTTACCGGAAGTTACTTTCCGATGCAGTCGCTCAACCTGCTGAACAACGGACAGGATCCTAACGGAGTCTGGTACTTCTGCGTGACCGATCTGTTCCTTCCGGCCGATACCGGCAGCTTTCATTATGTGAATCTTACGTTCATGAATAATCCACCAGCCGATCCGACCGGAACATCGGGACCTTGTAATGAACAGAATGCCGGCGCGTGTCAGTGCCCAACCCCCGGCTCGACGGACTGCGACCTGCTTCCGGACGTTACGGCTTCTCAACTGAGCATGCAGCAGGATCATCATGAGTACAACGGACATATTACCGTAGGAGTCGGCACGCCGAATATAGGATGGGGGCCGTTGGAGATCCACGGCATTCAAAGTTGTTATTGTGATACGGTGCAAGTGAGTTGCTCCACGTCTTTTTGTCCAAGCGGGGAACCGCCCAAGCAATTGGTCAATCAGCGCATCTACCACAAAACAGGTAACAACATGACGTATTTCGATCGCCCTGCCGGCACCATGAGTTACCATCCATCTCACGGACACATTCATGTCGATAACTGGCTGTACTACACGCTGCGCACCTGGTCTCCGGATCCTGATCCGAGTAACTGGCCGATCGTCGGGACCGGGACGAAAATGAGTTTTTGTCTGATCAATCTGAGTGATTGCGACTCCTGGTATGGATACTGTGTCGATTCGACCGGACGCGTTCTAACCCGGGCCGATTTTCCAAACGCGGACTTCGGCAATGTATCCGGTTGTACAAACGACCAGGGCATCTACGTCGGCAACATCGATGAATACAGCAGCGGCATGAATGGAGCCGGAATCGTTATTCCGAACGCCTGCAACGACACTTATTACATTGTGGCGATCACCGACCCGTTGAATCTTTTTCTTGAATCGAACGAACGGAACAACTGGGCGGTCTTACCGATTACGCTGAACATGCAAACCAACGCGAACTTGTTGCCGAGTGGATTCACCTATACGCTGAACGGCTTATCCATCAACAGCGAATCCAATGCCTCCGGTGCCGACACTTGCATCTGGGTATGGGGAGATGGTACACGCGATACCGTTCTGGCAAACTCCGTCGCCCATCATTCCTACACCGCACCGGGTTCCTTTGTGCTCTTCCATTATGCCATCAATCAATGCGGACCTACAGTCAGCGCTGATACCATTCAAGTATTGTCGACCGGACTTGGCAGTCCGGTCGAACTTGCAGAAACCGGATTGTTTCCGAACCCGTCGAAAGACCAAACGTTCCTGATTTATTCGTTGGCCAGTTCCAGCCAACCGGTCATCGAAGTGTTCGACGCGCTGGGTAACCGGCTGAAACAAATCCAACCCGGGACCCAGTTCCCGGGTAAATACCGCGTACCCATGAGCAGCGCCAGTGAGAACTGGACAGCCGGAACTTATTTCATCCGAATCCGGACGGCCAATTCGGAAAAGACGCTGCGCTGGATCGTCTTCTAG
- a CDS encoding YdeI/OmpD-associated family protein, producing the protein MSALHRKLRITPGKRLIALHAPAEFRTLLSPLPAGVTISNRLSQHVDALHWFVRNRKQMEADLARVRSLLKPGFLLWCYYPKGTSGIQTDLTRDKGWDRLLGLDVQWLTLVSFNDTWSAFAVRGKTDADQKKHARHAVREIEHYSDPVTKTVKVPTELAVLFKKEKEAKAVFNSLAYSHRREYVEWIVSAKKEETRITRANGTIDRLKKGRKNPRNL; encoded by the coding sequence ATGTCGGCTCTACACCGGAAACTTCGAATCACGCCCGGGAAACGACTGATCGCCTTGCACGCTCCGGCTGAATTTAGAACCCTGCTCTCACCGCTACCGGCGGGTGTGACGATTTCCAATCGCCTTTCGCAACATGTTGACGCTTTACATTGGTTCGTGCGCAACCGGAAGCAAATGGAAGCGGACCTTGCCAGGGTCCGTTCCTTGCTGAAGCCCGGTTTCCTGTTGTGGTGTTACTATCCCAAAGGCACTTCCGGCATTCAAACCGATCTGACACGTGATAAAGGCTGGGATCGTCTGCTCGGATTGGATGTTCAGTGGTTAACGCTGGTTTCGTTCAACGATACCTGGAGCGCGTTCGCGGTTCGGGGGAAGACGGATGCCGATCAAAAGAAGCATGCAAGGCATGCGGTTCGCGAAATCGAGCACTACTCCGACCCGGTTACAAAAACCGTGAAAGTGCCCACTGAACTCGCTGTACTATTTAAAAAGGAAAAAGAGGCGAAAGCGGTTTTCAATTCACTCGCCTATTCACACCGTCGCGAATACGTCGAATGGATCGTATCGGCGAAGAAGGAGGAGACCCGCATTACGCGCGCCAACGGCACCATCGACCGGCTGAAGAAGGGGCGGAAGAACCCGCGTAATCTTTAA
- a CDS encoding RidA family protein, which translates to MSQKFESSKAPEPVGLYPHARRVGDLLFLSGVGPRERGSKKIPGVELDDKGAIVSYDIEQQCRSVFQNVRWILEDAGSSWEKIVDVTVFLTNMKDDFPIYNKLWAEYFAENPPCRTTIEINCLPTPIAIELKVIATI; encoded by the coding sequence ATGTCTCAAAAGTTTGAATCTTCCAAAGCCCCCGAACCCGTCGGATTGTATCCCCATGCACGTCGGGTTGGTGACTTGCTCTTCCTGTCCGGTGTCGGTCCGCGCGAACGGGGTTCCAAAAAAATTCCCGGTGTCGAGCTCGACGACAAAGGCGCGATCGTCTCTTACGATATCGAGCAACAGTGCCGTTCCGTGTTTCAAAACGTTCGTTGGATCCTGGAAGATGCCGGAAGTAGTTGGGAAAAGATCGTGGATGTGACCGTCTTCCTGACGAACATGAAAGACGATTTCCCCATCTACAACAAATTATGGGCGGAATACTTCGCCGAAAATCCGCCCTGTCGCACGACGATCGAGATCAACTGCCTCCCAACCCCGATCGCCATCGAACTAAAAGTCATCGCGACGATCTGA
- a CDS encoding cold shock domain-containing protein, with the protein MKNGKVKFFNNAKGFGFIVEEGTQQEIFVHVTGLKDQIRDNDNVTFEVEQGRKGPNAVNVRLA; encoded by the coding sequence ATGAAAAATGGTAAAGTAAAATTCTTCAACAACGCCAAAGGCTTTGGATTCATCGTTGAAGAAGGTACCCAACAGGAAATTTTCGTTCACGTTACCGGTCTGAAAGACCAGATCCGTGATAACGACAATGTCACGTTTGAAGTGGAACAAGGTCGCAAAGGCCCGAACGCAGTTAACGTCCGCCTTGCGTAA
- a CDS encoding fructosamine kinase family protein, whose product MIPEVIVRDLASRIGAVSATELTNWQAVSGGSINQAWQFRYRSHGFFVKFNHAARYPGMFEAEADGLKRLQSAGIRVPEVIAFGSSGAFTWLLQRLIVSGRRAVDFEEHFGRLLASLHRHSADGFGHVPDNWIGSLPQRNANCDRWTDFFREQRIDPLLREAISLKLLPPDAAQYAERLFSNLENLFPSEPPALLHGDLWSGNRMTGEDGLPVWIDPAVYYGFREMDLAMTRLFGGFDRRWEDAYREIYPLTPGFEERVELCNLYPLLVHVVLFGGGYADDFLRCLRYYSGVK is encoded by the coding sequence ATGATCCCTGAAGTCATCGTTCGGGACTTGGCGAGTCGCATCGGCGCAGTAAGCGCTACTGAACTTACAAACTGGCAGGCTGTTTCCGGGGGCTCCATCAACCAGGCCTGGCAATTTCGCTATCGGTCACATGGTTTTTTCGTCAAGTTCAATCATGCAGCGAGGTATCCCGGCATGTTCGAAGCGGAAGCCGACGGATTGAAACGCTTGCAGTCGGCGGGAATACGGGTGCCCGAGGTGATCGCTTTCGGCAGTTCCGGCGCTTTTACCTGGTTGTTGCAACGACTGATCGTTTCAGGAAGACGAGCCGTCGACTTCGAAGAACACTTCGGTCGCTTGCTCGCGTCGCTGCACCGGCATAGCGCAGACGGTTTCGGGCATGTTCCGGATAACTGGATCGGCTCGCTGCCGCAGCGGAATGCGAATTGCGATCGTTGGACCGACTTTTTCCGCGAACAACGCATTGACCCGTTGTTACGCGAAGCGATCTCCTTGAAACTGCTTCCCCCGGACGCCGCGCAGTATGCGGAGCGACTTTTTTCGAATTTGGAAAATCTTTTTCCATCGGAGCCGCCTGCTTTGTTGCACGGCGATCTGTGGAGCGGGAATCGGATGACCGGCGAAGACGGCTTGCCCGTATGGATCGATCCGGCTGTTTACTATGGGTTTCGCGAAATGGATCTGGCCATGACCCGCTTGTTTGGCGGATTCGATCGTCGGTGGGAGGATGCTTACCGGGAGATTTATCCCTTGACTCCCGGGTTTGAAGAGCGGGTCGAACTGTGCAATTTGTATCCGCTGCTGGTGCATGTGGTGCTTTTCGGCGGCGGATATGCGGATGATTTCCTGCGTTGCTTGCGCTATTATTCCGGTGTAAAATAA